Proteins found in one Alteromonas macleodii genomic segment:
- a CDS encoding TonB-dependent receptor, which produces MKRIIGLAVSTLALAISQSLAAQQASDIEVVEVTGSQQSLNTLNPGDNTLKGLFGSGLSAAETPRAVTSLSAEAIEALNINDLHDIVKAAPNAYASSGFGTPSLPSIRGQLGELFQDGVRRQAGNNGFGLPLSFNSVEQIDVVKGPSPVLFGSTQRNGGFVNLQTKVAPTTESKGKVTLRAGRWDQYSAQVDYGTAIEEGKSGIRFSAEYLDHGSFYDFAERDSTNLFVAYRYTPSDALTWDISAEYYNTDYPDNAGINRPTQDLIDNGIYITGQGTQPNGSSVPGAGAIISPTGEVVIPRNRVFTNPDDINGAETTVIRSSVEYKMADNMALRNITYYQYLEREEIAQNSFVEIIDGADTFENRTELDYQWNDSQITTVGLALRYNDVLGYSQFTTEADNPIDLTGPISNRVIPLTDAQKARLVELRAGVFVSPGAQYDLDGDGSGDLNLSDTTDSTSWQTGLALQQRSTWTDTFSTIAGVRIDYYDVEARDPLAPEGVTAASDTYSDTLTSYQLSAVYKLTGDINLYAAYSENDATSNSMAGGTVLGGNNEINPLNFATENTLYEAGVKYAPNSKWYAEAAVFEQTRSLRNRDGSNSGVKTKGFELQMFYQGDDVWVNAAYSYLDARFDDSAAFQGTAQVIDAFDNSRPDIVEGTGVGSPSFAAFPASNSRVQGIPPQIASVNAGWQVTDNVQLGASALYTKSFPLDFLQTVHIRDQYTIDLNADYQVSDDLRLRLDVINVTDEENWQPLFEGGYFGATLVMPNVPRHAQVTMQYAF; this is translated from the coding sequence ATGAAAAGAATAATCGGCCTAGCCGTTAGCACACTCGCGCTTGCCATCAGTCAGTCGTTAGCTGCCCAGCAAGCATCAGATATTGAAGTAGTAGAAGTAACAGGCAGTCAACAGAGCTTAAACACGCTAAACCCAGGCGACAATACGCTAAAAGGGTTATTTGGTAGCGGTTTAAGTGCAGCAGAAACCCCTCGTGCAGTAACGTCATTGTCGGCAGAAGCGATAGAAGCGCTTAACATTAATGATTTACACGATATCGTAAAGGCAGCCCCTAATGCCTATGCTTCAAGCGGCTTCGGTACTCCCAGCTTGCCAAGTATTCGGGGGCAGTTAGGCGAACTCTTTCAAGACGGCGTGCGTCGTCAGGCTGGTAATAATGGTTTTGGGTTACCATTGTCTTTTAATAGCGTTGAACAAATTGACGTTGTGAAAGGGCCTTCTCCCGTACTGTTTGGTAGTACGCAGCGTAATGGTGGCTTTGTTAACCTTCAAACCAAGGTCGCGCCTACCACAGAAAGCAAGGGTAAAGTTACCCTTCGCGCCGGGCGTTGGGATCAGTATTCAGCCCAAGTAGATTACGGCACAGCAATAGAAGAAGGTAAAAGCGGCATTCGCTTTAGTGCTGAGTACCTAGATCACGGCAGCTTCTATGATTTTGCTGAGCGCGATAGTACAAACCTATTTGTTGCATATCGCTATACACCGAGCGACGCACTCACTTGGGATATCAGCGCTGAATATTACAACACAGACTATCCAGACAATGCGGGTATAAATCGCCCTACGCAAGACCTTATCGACAATGGTATTTATATTACTGGGCAAGGCACTCAGCCTAATGGCAGTTCAGTTCCGGGCGCTGGAGCCATTATTTCACCTACCGGTGAAGTGGTTATTCCCCGCAACCGCGTATTCACTAATCCTGATGACATCAATGGTGCTGAAACCACGGTTATTCGCAGCAGTGTAGAATACAAAATGGCTGATAACATGGCACTTCGCAATATCACCTATTACCAGTATTTAGAGCGCGAAGAGATAGCCCAAAATAGCTTTGTCGAAATTATTGACGGCGCTGACACCTTCGAAAATCGCACCGAGCTAGATTACCAGTGGAACGATAGCCAAATTACTACCGTAGGCTTGGCGCTTCGCTATAACGATGTGCTGGGCTATAGCCAGTTTACTACTGAGGCCGACAATCCGATTGATTTAACTGGGCCTATTTCTAACCGCGTGATCCCTCTTACCGACGCGCAAAAAGCGCGTTTAGTCGAGTTACGTGCGGGTGTATTTGTATCTCCGGGAGCTCAGTATGATTTGGACGGCGATGGAAGCGGCGACTTAAACCTGTCAGACACCACTGATTCCACGTCGTGGCAAACTGGTTTGGCGCTCCAACAACGCTCTACATGGACAGACACGTTTTCAACCATTGCCGGCGTTAGAATAGATTATTACGATGTTGAAGCCCGTGACCCTCTAGCGCCTGAGGGAGTAACGGCCGCGTCTGATACCTATAGCGATACGTTAACTAGCTATCAGTTAAGCGCGGTTTACAAACTCACCGGTGACATCAACTTATATGCTGCGTATTCCGAAAACGATGCTACGTCAAACAGCATGGCGGGTGGCACAGTATTGGGCGGTAATAATGAAATTAACCCGCTTAATTTTGCTACCGAAAATACTCTGTATGAAGCAGGGGTAAAATACGCGCCAAACAGCAAATGGTATGCTGAAGCGGCAGTGTTTGAGCAAACCCGTAGCTTACGCAACCGCGATGGCAGCAATAGCGGCGTGAAAACCAAAGGGTTTGAGTTGCAAATGTTTTATCAGGGCGACGATGTATGGGTCAATGCTGCCTACAGTTATTTAGACGCTCGCTTCGATGACTCTGCAGCGTTTCAAGGCACGGCTCAGGTGATAGATGCGTTTGATAACAGTCGTCCTGATATTGTTGAGGGCACAGGTGTGGGATCGCCATCGTTTGCCGCGTTCCCAGCATCGAACAGCCGAGTGCAAGGTATTCCTCCACAAATAGCATCCGTTAATGCTGGCTGGCAGGTGACTGATAATGTTCAGCTTGGTGCGAGTGCTTTATACACCAAGTCTTTCCCATTAGACTTTTTACAAACCGTGCATATTCGCGACCAGTACACTATAGACTTAAATGCTGATTACCAAGTGAGCGATGATCTTCGTTTACGCTTAGATGTTATTAACGTTACTGATGAAGAAAATTGGCAGCCGCTTTTTGAAGGCGGATATTTTGGCGCGACTCTGGTTATGCCAAACGTGCCTCGTCACGCTCAAGTTACCATGCAATACGCGTTTTAA
- a CDS encoding S41 family peptidase, which translates to MKAYTYSSVALAVTISLLTGCGGGGGSSSNTPVATTPTTPVTSEPEWEAGVYEPQSDFIAKCETPRTGIDPFTGSAYPDTQGTAMDEKLWLRSWTNDTYLWYDEVDDNDPENFSVLAYFNQLKTNELTPSGTPKDNFHFSQDTAEYNELSQSGISSGFGFDWESGSNTVPRELTVRFTEPGSPAAAANVPRGAKVVSINGVDFVNDNTQQGVNALNDGLFPDEAGTTTSFEFELIDGTTMSVDITSADVSVTPVQNVKVFDTENGKTGYFQFNTFIVTAQEGLIDAFDTFVEQNVTELVMDLRYNGGGRLALASQLSYMVAGPNQTNNATFETLRFNDKNPTTDPITGETIRPTPFYSNVIDYNAGRLTDTLLPSLSLTRVYVISTDATCSASEAVMNALRGIDVEVVQIGSTTCGKPYGFYPTDNCGETYFTIQFQGVNNKGFGDYADGFMPTNTPNFDFELPGCEVEDDFTASLGDPNEGMLSAALEFAATGACPEVVSGNGMADVNALRSNQSALVGEKLIPIDTPETRRENFILHNKINQPVIKEQE; encoded by the coding sequence ATGAAAGCGTATACGTATTCTTCAGTTGCACTTGCAGTCACGATTTCACTTCTCACAGGATGTGGGGGAGGTGGCGGTTCATCCAGTAACACGCCAGTAGCAACAACACCTACTACTCCCGTTACGTCTGAACCTGAGTGGGAAGCCGGTGTCTATGAGCCGCAATCTGACTTCATCGCCAAATGTGAAACGCCAAGAACTGGTATCGACCCTTTTACAGGAAGTGCTTATCCAGATACCCAAGGTACCGCAATGGATGAAAAGCTCTGGCTGCGTTCCTGGACCAATGACACCTATTTATGGTACGACGAAGTAGACGATAACGACCCAGAAAACTTTTCAGTATTGGCATACTTTAACCAGTTAAAAACCAATGAATTAACGCCAAGCGGCACGCCAAAAGATAATTTTCATTTTTCACAAGACACTGCTGAATACAACGAGCTATCTCAATCTGGCATATCGTCAGGATTTGGTTTTGATTGGGAATCTGGTTCAAACACAGTGCCAAGGGAGCTAACAGTGCGGTTCACAGAGCCTGGTTCACCTGCTGCTGCAGCGAATGTGCCGCGAGGCGCTAAGGTTGTGAGTATTAACGGCGTTGATTTCGTTAATGACAATACCCAACAAGGTGTAAACGCTTTAAACGATGGACTGTTTCCTGATGAAGCGGGAACTACTACGAGCTTTGAGTTTGAGCTGATTGACGGTACGACTATGTCTGTAGATATAACTTCTGCTGATGTGAGCGTAACGCCGGTGCAAAACGTTAAGGTGTTCGATACCGAAAACGGTAAAACAGGTTACTTCCAATTTAATACCTTCATTGTTACTGCGCAAGAAGGGCTGATAGACGCGTTCGATACATTTGTTGAGCAGAATGTAACCGAATTAGTTATGGATTTACGTTACAACGGTGGGGGGCGTTTGGCGTTAGCTTCTCAGCTTTCTTATATGGTAGCGGGCCCAAATCAAACGAACAATGCTACGTTTGAAACCTTAAGATTTAACGACAAGAACCCAACGACCGACCCCATTACTGGTGAGACCATTCGTCCTACGCCTTTTTACAGTAATGTTATCGATTACAACGCCGGACGGCTTACCGATACTCTACTGCCGAGCCTTTCACTGACTCGTGTATACGTAATTTCGACAGATGCAACCTGTTCAGCGAGCGAAGCGGTAATGAACGCGCTTCGCGGCATAGATGTAGAGGTGGTTCAAATTGGCTCTACAACGTGCGGTAAACCTTATGGTTTCTATCCAACAGACAACTGTGGTGAAACTTACTTCACTATTCAATTCCAAGGGGTGAATAATAAAGGCTTTGGTGATTATGCCGATGGCTTTATGCCAACCAATACCCCGAACTTTGATTTTGAACTGCCAGGATGTGAAGTTGAAGATGATTTTACTGCTAGTTTAGGCGACCCGAATGAAGGTATGTTGTCTGCAGCACTAGAATTTGCAGCTACGGGCGCATGCCCTGAAGTGGTATCGGGTAACGGCATGGCTGATGTAAATGCACTGCGCAGTAATCAAAGCGCGCTAGTAGGTGAAAAGCTTATTCCTATCGACACACCCGAAACGCGCAGGGAAAACTTTATTTTACATAACAAGATTAATCAGCCCGTTATCAAGGAACAAGAATGA
- a CDS encoding FAD-dependent oxidoreductase: MFKKIALLGVIAAAIFSFFYFDLNSYLTLQGMKDSLDTFQAQIEKKPVLSIGVFFAIYVAVTALSLPGAAILTLAAGALFGLAQGLVIVSFASSVGATLAFLVARFILRDTVRNKFKEKLKKIDEGVEKQGAFYLFTLRLVPVFPFFLINLLMGLTSLKTWTFYWVSQIGMLAGTAVYVNAGTQLAQIDSLSGIVSPGLIFSFVLLGIFPWIAKGIVAIVNRRRVYKGYNKPKKFDRNLVVIGAGAGGLVTSYIAAAVKAKVTLVEAGEMGGDCLNYGCVPSKAIIKTAKVANQMRHADNYGLEPVTPAMSFKKVMARVHEVIAAIAPNDSVERYTSLGVDVVKGYAKIIDPWTVEIKKNHGGTQTLTTKNIVVATGAAPFVPDLPGIEQSGYVTSDTLWSKFADLEESPKRLIVLGGGPIGCELAQAFSRLGSEVTQVERAPRLMGKEDADVAEYSESVLRESGVNVLTSHDALRFETKDGEKVLVVAKEGVESTIAYDEVIVAVGRKARLNGFGLEDLGIQFDRTIETDEYLQTLMPNIFAAGDVVGPYQFTHVASHQAWYAAVNALFGTFKKFKVDYRVIPWTTFIDPEVARVGLSERDAAEQDIDVEVTRYEFAELDRAVAESARKGFIKVLTPPGKDKILGVTIVSEHAGDLLAEFVIAMKHDLGLNKILGTIHAYPTWAEGAKYAAGNWKRANAPEKLLSYVEKFHTWRRG, from the coding sequence ATGTTTAAGAAAATAGCGCTTTTAGGTGTTATTGCCGCCGCTATATTTAGCTTTTTCTATTTTGATTTGAATAGCTATCTAACCCTTCAGGGGATGAAGGACTCACTTGATACATTTCAAGCGCAAATAGAAAAAAAACCTGTATTAAGCATTGGGGTGTTCTTTGCTATTTATGTGGCGGTTACTGCACTGTCGCTACCTGGCGCGGCAATTTTGACCCTTGCTGCAGGTGCACTGTTTGGGCTGGCGCAGGGCTTAGTTATTGTGTCTTTCGCGTCAAGCGTAGGCGCTACGTTAGCTTTTTTAGTCGCGCGCTTCATTCTACGAGATACCGTACGCAACAAGTTCAAAGAAAAGCTTAAAAAGATAGATGAGGGCGTAGAAAAACAAGGCGCGTTTTACTTGTTTACGCTGCGTTTAGTTCCGGTATTTCCGTTCTTTTTAATCAACCTGTTAATGGGGCTGACGTCACTTAAAACCTGGACATTTTACTGGGTAAGCCAAATAGGCATGCTTGCTGGCACCGCTGTTTATGTGAACGCAGGTACGCAACTGGCGCAAATTGACAGCCTGTCAGGCATCGTATCGCCTGGACTTATCTTTTCATTTGTTCTGCTAGGTATATTTCCATGGATAGCTAAAGGCATTGTGGCAATAGTGAATCGCCGTCGCGTATACAAAGGCTATAACAAACCAAAGAAATTTGACCGTAATTTAGTGGTGATCGGCGCCGGTGCAGGTGGGTTGGTTACCAGCTATATCGCCGCCGCTGTAAAAGCAAAGGTGACGCTGGTAGAAGCAGGAGAAATGGGGGGCGACTGCCTTAACTATGGCTGCGTGCCTAGTAAAGCCATTATAAAAACGGCCAAAGTAGCTAACCAAATGCGCCATGCCGATAACTATGGTTTAGAGCCAGTAACACCAGCGATGTCGTTTAAAAAAGTGATGGCCCGTGTTCATGAAGTCATTGCGGCTATCGCGCCCAACGACAGTGTAGAGCGTTACACCAGTTTAGGGGTGGATGTAGTGAAAGGCTATGCAAAGATCATCGACCCCTGGACAGTAGAGATTAAAAAGAATCATGGCGGCACTCAAACACTAACAACAAAGAACATTGTTGTTGCCACGGGGGCAGCGCCTTTTGTTCCTGACCTGCCTGGTATCGAACAAAGCGGTTATGTCACTTCTGACACCTTATGGTCTAAATTTGCAGACCTTGAAGAATCGCCAAAGCGCTTAATTGTGTTGGGTGGTGGGCCTATTGGCTGTGAACTGGCGCAGGCATTTTCTCGCCTTGGCAGTGAGGTTACGCAAGTTGAACGTGCGCCACGTTTAATGGGTAAGGAAGATGCTGACGTAGCTGAATATTCTGAATCTGTACTTCGTGAAAGCGGAGTGAATGTTTTGACATCTCATGACGCACTACGCTTTGAGACGAAAGACGGTGAAAAAGTGTTAGTAGTTGCTAAAGAAGGTGTTGAGTCTACTATCGCCTATGACGAAGTGATTGTGGCTGTTGGTCGAAAAGCGCGCCTTAACGGGTTTGGTCTTGAAGATTTGGGAATTCAGTTCGATAGAACCATAGAAACCGATGAATACTTGCAAACCCTTATGCCAAACATCTTTGCTGCTGGTGATGTGGTAGGGCCCTATCAGTTTACCCACGTAGCCTCGCATCAGGCATGGTATGCGGCGGTTAACGCACTTTTCGGCACATTTAAGAAGTTTAAAGTGGATTATCGCGTTATTCCTTGGACAACCTTTATCGACCCTGAAGTGGCGAGGGTAGGTCTTAGTGAGCGAGATGCTGCAGAACAAGATATTGACGTTGAAGTAACGCGATACGAATTTGCAGAGTTAGATCGTGCTGTTGCGGAAAGTGCCAGAAAAGGGTTTATTAAAGTACTTACGCCGCCAGGTAAAGACAAAATATTGGGCGTTACTATAGTCTCGGAGCACGCAGGAGACTTACTGGCTGAGTTTGTTATAGCGATGAAGCACGACCTAGGGTTAAACAAAATACTAGGTACTATTCACGCCTACCCAACCTGGGCTGAAGGCGCAAAGTACGCAGCAGGGAACTGGAAGCGCGCTAATGCTCCTGAAAAACTTTTAAGCTACGTTGAGAAATTCCACACATGGCGCAGAGGGTGA
- a CDS encoding DUF547 domain-containing protein, translating into MKTTLTTFICKIARLSRNSAVARGIAAGSLALFAASVSFYASAEEGLHSTFDNLLGKYVTPISNGASTQVNYDGFKKERNTLNEYLARLSKVEQSTFDSWGKDKQLAFLINAYNAYTIELILTEYPAIDSIRDLGSFFSSPWKKEIAPLLGETRTLDEIEHELIRGTNQTTKSYNEPRIHFAVNCASVGCPALREEAYTADKLDSQLEAQTKRFLADTSRNKMSDNTLYLSKIFDWYSEDFEGKNGEWRDTSTLNEFILLYKDAMQLTEAQVTALKNGTADIEYLNYDWALNAAQ; encoded by the coding sequence ATGAAAACTACTCTAACGACTTTTATATGTAAAATCGCCCGTTTATCACGTAATAGTGCAGTAGCACGTGGTATTGCAGCAGGCAGCCTAGCGCTGTTTGCTGCAAGCGTAAGTTTCTATGCTAGTGCTGAAGAGGGCTTACATAGCACATTTGATAATTTATTAGGTAAATACGTCACGCCAATTTCTAACGGCGCAAGTACACAGGTAAATTACGACGGCTTTAAAAAAGAGCGGAATACGCTTAACGAGTATTTAGCGCGCTTATCTAAGGTTGAGCAAAGTACATTCGACTCATGGGGTAAAGATAAACAGCTCGCTTTTCTGATTAATGCTTACAACGCCTATACCATTGAGCTTATTTTAACTGAGTACCCAGCTATTGACTCTATCCGAGATTTAGGAAGTTTCTTTTCTTCGCCTTGGAAAAAAGAGATAGCCCCGCTGCTTGGTGAAACTCGCACATTGGATGAAATTGAACACGAACTTATTCGCGGTACAAACCAAACCACAAAAAGCTATAACGAGCCTCGCATTCATTTTGCGGTGAATTGCGCGAGCGTAGGCTGCCCAGCGCTTCGTGAAGAAGCATACACGGCAGACAAACTAGATTCGCAGTTAGAGGCACAAACTAAGCGGTTTTTGGCTGACACCTCTCGCAACAAAATGAGCGATAATACACTCTATTTATCAAAAATATTTGATTGGTACAGTGAGGATTTTGAAGGTAAAAACGGCGAGTGGCGTGATACGTCGACGCTCAATGAGTTTATCTTGCTGTATAAAGACGCAATGCAATTAACTGAAGCGCAAGTGACTGCGTTAAAAAATGGCACTGCGGATATCGAATATCTAAACTATGACTGGGCGCTTAATGCGGCACAGTAG
- a CDS encoding strictosidine synthase family protein, with protein sequence MKMLWGSLILALAYLLLWPVPIDPVSWQAPKNGGFTKAFTENSRLAELKYIDIEGEEGPEDFAINKAGTIATATHSGAVLLMKQGQTSFTSWINTNGRPLGLEYDNKGNLLIADAHRGLLIANAKGELKTLVNQVENTPVVYADDVDIAKNGKVYFTDATIKFAAKDHGGTLSASLLEILEHKGNGRLIEYYPLTASSKVLIDGLVFANGVTMSHDQDSVLVNETGKYRVLRYWLKGPKQGSVDVVIDNLPGFPDNISQAAGGGYYLGLASPRSAPVDGLSDKPFVRKIIQRLPQFLRPQGEPYGHLLKISDSGKVLKSLQDPSGAYPFVTGAIETEYGLFISSLIAPTVGVLPHNKTRSLTDVTDMEGDAYSGN encoded by the coding sequence ATGAAAATGCTATGGGGTTCTCTTATTTTAGCTCTTGCCTATTTACTGTTATGGCCGGTACCTATCGATCCCGTCAGTTGGCAAGCACCGAAAAATGGTGGCTTTACAAAAGCGTTTACAGAAAATTCGCGGTTGGCAGAGCTTAAGTACATTGATATAGAAGGAGAAGAGGGACCGGAGGATTTTGCGATAAACAAAGCGGGAACCATTGCCACCGCGACGCACTCTGGAGCAGTATTGTTGATGAAACAGGGGCAAACGTCATTTACATCATGGATAAATACCAATGGCCGCCCACTTGGTCTTGAATACGATAACAAAGGAAATTTACTAATCGCTGATGCCCATCGAGGGTTACTAATTGCAAACGCAAAAGGCGAACTAAAAACGCTGGTCAATCAGGTAGAGAATACCCCCGTGGTATACGCCGATGATGTTGATATAGCTAAAAATGGAAAGGTTTATTTTACCGACGCGACCATCAAGTTTGCCGCAAAAGACCACGGCGGAACGCTTTCGGCAAGCCTGCTAGAAATTCTAGAGCACAAAGGGAATGGCAGACTAATCGAATACTATCCATTAACTGCTTCGAGCAAAGTATTGATAGACGGTTTAGTTTTCGCAAATGGCGTAACAATGAGTCATGACCAAGACTCTGTGTTAGTTAACGAGACAGGAAAATACCGGGTTTTACGCTACTGGTTAAAGGGGCCTAAACAGGGAAGCGTGGATGTGGTGATAGATAACTTACCCGGTTTTCCTGACAACATAAGTCAGGCTGCCGGTGGCGGCTATTATCTAGGCCTAGCTTCACCCCGTTCAGCGCCAGTGGATGGGTTATCAGACAAACCCTTTGTTCGTAAAATAATTCAACGTTTACCACAGTTTCTGAGACCACAGGGTGAACCATACGGGCACCTTTTAAAAATTAGCGACAGTGGGAAGGTACTTAAATCTCTTCAAGACCCAAGCGGCGCTTACCCTTTTGTAACTGGCGCTATAGAAACAGAATATGGTTTGTTTATTAGTAGCCTGATAGCGCCTACCGTGGGTGTTCTTCCCCATAATAAAACGCGTTCGTTAACGGACGTGACTGATATGGAGGGCGACGCTTACAGTGGAAATTAA
- a CDS encoding EVE domain-containing protein, whose amino-acid sequence MAYWLFKTEPDAFSIDDLANRPDQTEPWDGVRNYQARNFLRDGVKLGDKIFIYHSSCKLVGIAGVAEVVKEGYPDTTQFNPESKYYDPKSSQENPRWYRVDVKFVEKFSSVLPLSVIKSMEGITELPLVKKGGRLSIMPVQEGEWQQLYDAAKG is encoded by the coding sequence ATGGCGTATTGGCTATTTAAAACAGAACCTGATGCATTTTCTATCGATGACTTGGCAAACCGTCCTGATCAAACCGAGCCTTGGGATGGCGTTAGAAATTACCAAGCCCGCAACTTTTTACGGGACGGCGTCAAACTAGGCGACAAGATTTTTATTTACCACTCCAGCTGCAAACTAGTCGGTATTGCAGGCGTTGCAGAAGTGGTGAAAGAAGGTTATCCAGACACTACACAGTTTAACCCTGAGTCAAAATACTACGATCCTAAATCCAGCCAAGAAAACCCGCGTTGGTATCGTGTAGATGTAAAGTTTGTAGAGAAGTTTTCCAGCGTACTTCCACTTTCTGTCATTAAAAGTATGGAAGGTATTACTGAACTACCTTTAGTTAAAAAAGGCGGAAGGTTATCAATAATGCCGGTACAAGAGGGCGAATGGCAGCAACTGTATGATGCTGCCAAAGGTTAA
- a CDS encoding YgiQ family radical SAM protein: MQATIKADRGLFSYPKYWPHCLGTAPFLPVSKEEMDALGWDSCDVILVTGDAYVDHPSFGMAVIGRVLEAHGFRVGIISQPDWKSKDDFMKLGKPNLYFGVTAGNMDSMINRYTSDKKLRHDDAYTPGNVGGKRPDRAVTVYAQRCREAFKGVPVIAGGIEASLRRIAHYDYWSEKVRRSVLFDSKADMLFFGNAERPLVEVTHRLAAGEDIADLRDIRGTAIIVKEALPEWQGVDSTSLDRPGKIDAIPSPYQMEPECDSQDKDAKSSEAPEAAPIVIQPAQKEKEKRKPWEKVYVKLPAYETVKDNKVLYAHTSRILHQETNPGCARALMQRHGDRHIWINPPAMPLETEEMDAVFDLPYQRVPHPVYGDAKIPAYDMIRFSINIMRGCYGGCTFCSITEHEGRIIQSRSEDSIIREIEQIRDTVPGFTGVISDLGGPTANMYRLRCKSPKAEATCRRPSCVYPSICAHMNTDHKPTIDLYRRARELPGIKKILIASGVRYDLAVEDPEYVKELALHHVGGYLKIAPEHTEEGPLSKMMKPGMGSYYRFKELFDKYSQEAGKKQYLIPYFIASHPGTTDEDMLSLAIWLKENKFKLDQVQNFYPSPMATATTMYHTEVNSLRKVTKESEEVPSAKGEIHRRLHKAMLRYHDPKNFAQIREALKRMGREDLIGRGPQHLVPPETADEKRQKVQKGRRGERALTKHTGLPPSFQGKNGKGKSRDGSAVNKSRRNTNGNKQGSGNRQDQANGNTANRNSGKASKANNGGGNNRGRSQKQPSMNKR; the protein is encoded by the coding sequence ATGCAAGCCACCATTAAGGCCGACCGCGGCCTGTTTTCTTACCCTAAATATTGGCCACACTGCCTGGGTACTGCGCCTTTTCTTCCTGTGTCAAAAGAGGAAATGGATGCCCTTGGCTGGGACAGCTGTGACGTTATTTTGGTAACCGGCGATGCGTATGTCGATCACCCTAGTTTCGGTATGGCAGTTATTGGTCGTGTTCTGGAAGCCCATGGCTTTCGCGTTGGCATTATTTCTCAGCCAGATTGGAAGAGTAAAGACGACTTTATGAAGTTGGGTAAGCCCAACCTGTATTTTGGCGTAACAGCCGGAAACATGGACTCGATGATCAACCGCTATACGTCTGACAAAAAGCTTCGTCACGACGATGCCTATACGCCAGGCAATGTAGGCGGTAAGCGTCCTGACCGTGCCGTAACCGTATATGCACAGCGCTGCCGCGAAGCCTTTAAAGGTGTACCTGTGATTGCGGGCGGTATTGAAGCCAGCTTGCGTCGTATTGCGCACTACGATTACTGGAGCGAAAAAGTGCGCCGCTCTGTACTGTTCGACTCTAAAGCCGACATGCTGTTTTTCGGTAACGCCGAGCGCCCCCTTGTTGAAGTAACCCACCGCTTAGCGGCAGGTGAAGATATTGCCGATTTACGCGACATTCGCGGTACCGCAATCATCGTTAAAGAAGCCTTACCAGAATGGCAAGGTGTTGACTCTACCTCTCTTGATAGACCCGGTAAAATTGACGCCATTCCAAGCCCCTATCAAATGGAGCCCGAGTGCGATTCACAAGATAAAGACGCGAAAAGCAGTGAAGCGCCAGAGGCTGCGCCTATCGTAATTCAGCCTGCGCAAAAAGAGAAAGAAAAGCGTAAGCCTTGGGAGAAGGTGTACGTTAAGCTGCCAGCGTACGAAACAGTAAAAGACAACAAGGTATTATACGCGCATACATCGCGTATTTTGCACCAAGAGACCAATCCAGGTTGCGCCCGTGCGCTAATGCAGCGTCACGGCGACAGACACATTTGGATTAACCCACCCGCCATGCCTCTTGAAACAGAAGAGATGGATGCGGTATTTGATCTTCCATATCAGCGTGTGCCTCACCCTGTGTATGGCGATGCTAAAATTCCTGCGTACGATATGATCCGCTTTAGCATTAACATTATGCGCGGATGCTATGGCGGCTGTACCTTCTGTTCTATTACCGAACACGAAGGCCGTATCATTCAAAGTCGCTCTGAAGATTCGATTATTCGTGAAATTGAACAAATACGCGATACGGTACCAGGTTTTACCGGCGTAATTTCAGACTTAGGCGGTCCGACGGCGAACATGTATCGCCTTCGTTGTAAGAGCCCGAAGGCAGAAGCGACTTGTCGTCGCCCTTCTTGCGTGTACCCAAGCATATGTGCACATATGAACACGGACCATAAGCCCACCATCGACTTATACCGGCGTGCTCGCGAACTGCCTGGAATTAAAAAGATTTTGATTGCTTCAGGCGTGCGTTATGACTTAGCGGTAGAAGACCCAGAATACGTGAAAGAGCTAGCCCTTCACCACGTAGGCGGCTATTTGAAAATAGCACCAGAACACACAGAAGAGGGCCCGCTTTCAAAAATGATGAAGCCGGGTATGGGCAGCTATTACCGCTTTAAAGAACTGTTTGATAAATACTCACAGGAAGCGGGTAAAAAGCAGTACCTTATTCCTTATTTTATCGCATCGCACCCGGGTACCACCGACGAAGACATGTTAAGCCTTGCGATTTGGCTAAAAGAAAATAAGTTTAAGCTTGATCAGGTACAAAACTTTTATCCGTCGCCAATGGCAACGGCTACAACTATGTACCACACCGAAGTGAATTCCCTTCGTAAAGTTACTAAAGAAAGTGAAGAAGTACCGTCAGCGAAAGGTGAAATTCACCGTAGACTACATAAGGCCATGTTGCGTTATCACGACCCGAAAAACTTTGCGCAAATTCGAGAAGCACTTAAACGTATGGGTCGTGAAGACTTAATTGGTCGTGGTCCTCAGCACCTTGTGCCGCCAGAGACCGCTGACGAAAAACGCCAGAAAGTACAAAAAGGCCGTCGCGGTGAACGTGCGCTTACTAAGCATACTGGGCTTCCACCCTCGTTTCAGGGTAAAAACGGAAAAGGCAAAAGCCGAGACGGTAGCGCTGTAAATAAAAGCCGTCGTAATACAAACGGCAATAAGCAAGGTAGCGGTAATAGGCAAGATCAAGCCAACGGAAATACCGCCAATCGAAATTCCGGTAAAGCTTCTAAGGCGAATAATGGCGGCGGAAACAATCGTGGCCGCTCTCAAAAACAGCCAAGCATGAATAAACGTTAA